The following proteins come from a genomic window of Sesamum indicum cultivar Zhongzhi No. 13 linkage group LG10, S_indicum_v1.0, whole genome shotgun sequence:
- the LOC105171935 gene encoding protein phosphatase 2C 37-like, translating to MAGMCCGVNIGETEATAPVEPSSKSARRRRMEIHQFNFVPTDSTVAPPLEDGGSRKRQKMDAVVPVLPPRECVNAVENCEVQEEEKVEEYESQLSGEITPETTPFDLSASPSGSQSELCLFPERPKFGMTSVCGRRRDMEDAVAIHPSFCGHDRSFPGGLHFFGVYDGHGCSHVATRCKDRMHEIVRDEFQNGGSSSWEQTMFESFSKMDKEVVECCSGRNGFSASTCRCELQTPQCDAVGSTAVVAVVTPDKIVVSNCGDSRAVLCRNGVAIPLSVDHKPDRPDELNRIQEAGGRVIFWDGPRVLGVLAMSRAIGDNYLKPYVISEPEVTITERTAEDECLILASDGLWDVVSNETACGVARMCLQSRKPPSPPRSPGNDIIVTEAGESSDKACSDASILLTKLALARHSTDNVSVVVVDLRRS from the exons ATGGCTGGTATGTGCTGTGGAGTGAATATTGGTGAGACGGAGGCCACCGCCCCGGTTGAGCCCAGTTCGAAATCTGCACGGAGGAGGAGGATGGAGATCCACCAGTTCAACTTTGTGCCCACCGATTCAACGGTGGCGCCGCCGCTTGAGGATGGCGGTTCAAGGAAGAGGCAGAAGATGGACGCGGTGGTTCCTGTTTTGCCACCGAGGGAGTGCGTGAACGCTGTTGAGAACTGCGAAGTTCAGGAGGAGGAGAAGGTGGAGGAATATGAGAGTCAGCTGTCCGGGGAGATAACGCCGGAGACAACGCCTTTTGATCTATCCGCATCGCCCTCGGGTTCGCAAAGTGAACTTTGTCTCTTTCCGGAGCGCCCGAAATTCGGGATGACCTCTGTCTGTGGGCGGAGGAGAGACATGGAAGATGCTGTAGCCATTCACCCTTCTTTCTGCGGCCATGACCGTAGTTTTCCGGGCGGGTTGCATTTTTTTGGGGTTTACGACGGCCACGGCTGCTCCCAT GTGGCGACGAGATGCAAGGACCGAATGCACGAAATAGTAAGAGACGAGTTCCAAAATGGAGGCTCGTCGTCGTGGGAGCAAACGATGTTTGAGAGTTTCTCAAAAATGGATAAGGAAGTCGTCGAGTGCTGCAGCGGCAGAAACGGATTCTCCGCCTCCACTTGCCGCTGCGAACTGCAGACCCCGCAGTGCGACGCCGTCGGATCCACCGCTGTTGTGGCTGTGGTCACTCCCGACAAGATCGTCGTCTCAAATTGCGGTGATTCTCGGGCCGTTCTTTGCCGGAACGGCGTTGCAATTCCCCTTTCCGTTGATCATAAG CCGGACCGTCCAGACGAGCTCAACCGCATACAAGAAGCCGGCGGCCGGGTCATATTCTGGGACGGCCCCAGAGTTCTTGGAGTCTTAGCCATGTCCCGAGCAATCG GCGATAATTACTTGAAGCCGTACGTGATATCGGAGCCGGAGGTGACCATAACAGAGAGAACGGCGGAGGACGAGTGTTTAATTCTAGCAAGTGACGGTCTCTGGGATGTCGTCTCCAACGAAACCGCTTGTGGGGTGGCGCGTATGTGCCTTCAGTCCCGGAAACCGCCGTCTCCTCCGAGGTCGCCGGGAAATGACATCATCGTGACGGAGGCGGGGGAGAGCTCCGACAAGGCTTGCTCCGATGCCTCGATCCTGCTGACGAAGTTAGCCTTGGCCCGTCACAGCACCGATAACGTTAGCGTGGTGGTGGTGGATTTGAGGAGGAGCTGA